From Rhinolophus sinicus isolate RSC01 linkage group LG15, ASM3656204v1, whole genome shotgun sequence, the proteins below share one genomic window:
- the LOC109455815 gene encoding LOW QUALITY PROTEIN: amine oxidase [copper-containing] 3 (The sequence of the model RefSeq protein was modified relative to this genomic sequence to represent the inferred CDS: deleted 2 bases in 1 codon), producing MAVFIILSLCSVLVIGVGEGGTGSDEGVERECTPVQPPHCPSVTPSAQPWTHPGQSQLFADLSQEELTAVMSFLTQQLGPGLVDAAHARPSDNCIFSVELQLPPKAAALAHLDRGRPPPPREALAIVFFGGQAQPNVSELVVGPLPHPSYIRDVTVERHGGPLPYHRRPVLMREYLDIDQMIFDRELPQATVFSTTAASMNQGRNLVTMNTAPRGLQSGDRATWFGLYYNISGAGFYLHPVGLELLVDHKALDPARWTIRKVFFQGRYYESLAQLEDQFEAGLVNVVLIPDNGTGASWSLKSQVPPGPAPPLQFYPQGPRFSVQGSQVASSLWTFSFGLGAFSGPRVFDIHFQGERVAYEVSVQEALTVYGGNSPCALRSRYTDGGFGLGHFSSPLTRGVDCPYLATYMDWHFLLESQTPKTIRDAFCVFEQNQGLPLRRHHSDIHPHYFGGLTETVLVVRSVSTMLNYDYVWDMVFYPSGAIEVKFHATGYISSAFLFGAARRYGNQVGQHTLGTAHTHSAHFKVDLDVGGLENWVWAEDMAFVPTVVPWSPEHQMQRLQVTRKRLETEEQAAFPLGSTHPRYLYLASNHSNKWGHPRGYRIQVFSFAGEPLPQNSSMERAFSWGRYQLAVTQRKEEEPSSTSIYNLNDPWTPTVDFSDFINNETVAGQDLVAWVTAGFLHIPHAEDIPNTVTVGNGVGFFLRPYNFFDQDPSSDSADSIFFRGDQDATACEVNPLACLPQAAACVPDLPAFSHGGFSHE from the exons ATGGCTGTCTTCATTATTTTGTCCTTGTGTAGTGTTCTGGTGATAGGCGTGGGTGAAGGTGGGACTGGGAGTGACGAAGGAGTTGAGAGGGAATGTACGCCTGTTCAGCCTCCCCACTGCCCCTCCGTAACTCCCAGTGCCCAGCCCTGGACACACCCTGGCCAGAGCCAGCTGTTTGCAGACCTGAGCCAAGAGGAGCTGACGGCCGTGATGAGCTTTCTGACCCAGCAGCTGGGGCCAGGCCTGGTCGATGCAGCCCATGCCCGCCCCTCAGACAACTGCATCTTCTCGGTGGAACTGCAGCTGCCCCCCAAGGCTGCAGCCCTGGCCCACCTGGACCGGGGGCGCCCTCCGCCTCCCCGGGAGGCACTGGCCATCGTCTTCTTTGGCGGACAGGCCCAGCCCAACGTGAGTGAGCTGGTGGTGGGGCCACTTCCGCACCCCTCCTACATTCGGGATGTGACCGTGGAGCGTCACGGGGGCCCCCTGCCCTATCACCGACGCCCCGTGCTGATGCGAGAGTACCTGGACATAGACCAGATGATCTTCGACAGAGAGCTGCCCCAGGCTACGGTCTTCTCCACCACTGCTGCTTCTATGAAC CAAGGAAGGAACCTCGTGACAATGAATACAGCCCCCCGAGGTCTACAATCAGGGGACCGGGCCACCTGGTTTGGCCTCTACTACAACATCTCAGGGGCTGGGTTTTACCTGCACCCCGTGGGGTTGGAGCTGCTGGTAGACCACAAGGCTCTGGACCCTGCCCGCTGGACCATCCGGAAGGTGTTCTTCCAAGGCCGCTACTATGAGAGTCTGGCCCAGCTGGAGGACCAGTTTGAAGCCGGCCTGGTGAATGTGGTGCTGATCCCAGACAATGGCACAGGTGCGTCCTGGTCCCTGAAGTCCCAGGTGCCCCCAGGCCCGGCTCCCCCTCTGCAGTTCTATCCTCAGGGCCCCCGCTTCAGTGTCCAGGGGAGTCAAGTGGCTTCGTCATTGTGGACTTTCTCCTTTGGCCTCGGAGCTTTCAGTGGCCCAAGGGTCTTTGACATCCACTTCCAAGGGGAGAGAGTGGCCTATGAAGTCAGCGTCCAGGAGGCCTTGACGGTCTATGGTGGCAATTCTCCTTGTGCTCTGAGAAGCCGGTACACAGATGGTGGCTTTGGTTTGGGCCACTTCTCTTCGCCCCTGACGCGTGGGGTGGACTGCCCCTACCTGGCAACCTACATGGACTGGCACTTCCTGTTGGAGTCCCAAACCCCCAAGACAATACGAGATGCCTTTTGTGTGTTTGAACAGAACCAGGGCTTGCCCTTGAGGCGACACCACTCAGATATTCACCCCCACTATTTTGGGGGCCTTACAGAGACAGTGCTGGTCGTCAGATCTGTGTCTACCATGCTCAATTACGACTATGTGTGGGATATGGTCTTCTACCCCAGTGGGGCCATAGAAGTCAAATTCCATGCCACGGGCTACATCAGCTCAGCGTTCCTCTTTGGTGCTGCCCGAAGGTACGGGAACCAGGTTGGGCAGCACACGCTGGGCACCGCCCACACCCACAGCGCTCACTTCAAGGTGGACCTGGATGTAGGAG GACTGGAGAACTGGGTCTGGGCTGAGGATATGGCCTTTGTCCCCACGGTGGTACCCTGGAGCCCTGAGCACCAGATGCAGAGGCTGCAGGTGACCCGGAAGCGGCTAGAGACAGAGGAGCAGGCCGCCTTTCCTCTGGGAAGCACCCACCCTCGCTACCTGTACCTGGCCAGCAACCACAGCAACAAGTGGGGTCACCCGCGGGGCTACCGCATCCAGGTGTTCAGTTTTGCTGGGGAGCCTCTGCCCCAGAACAGCTCCATGGAGAGAGCCTTCAGCTGGGGGag GTACCAGCTGGCTGTGACCCAGCGGAAGGAGGAGGAGCCCAGCAGCACCAGCATCTACAATTTGAACGACCCTTGGACACCGACTGTGGATTTCAGTGACTTCATCAATAATGAGACTGTTGCAGGGCAG GACTTGGTGGCCTGGGTGACAGCCGGTTTCCTGCACATCCCACATGCAGAGGACATCCCCAACACGGTGACTGTGGGGAATGGTGTGGGCTTCTTCCTCCGACCCTACAACTTCTTTGACCAGGACCCCTCCTCTGATTCTGCTGACTCCATCTTCTTCCGGGGGGACCAGGATGCTACGGCCTGTGAGGTCAACCCCCTGGCTTGCCTCCCCCAGGCTGCTGCCTGTGTCCCTGACCTCCCTGCCTTCTCTCACGGGGGCTTCTCTCATGAGTAG